The Opitutaceae bacterium nucleotide sequence GCCTTGTCGACCTCGAAGTGATCGCCCCAGCACGCGAGTTCGAGGCCGTCGTATCCCATTTCCTTGGCCATCGGGGCGAGTTCGGCCAGGGGAAGATCCGCCCATTGTCCGGTGAAAAGTGTAACTGGTCGTGGCATTTTCGTTCCTTTATTGGTGGTTCACTTGAAGGATCTGATTGAAGCGTTTCAACCTCTTGAGACGCAACCCATTTTGCACCCCGGCAGGACGCTTTGGCGGAATCATGATAGAGCGCAGTCCGCTTGTCCGGGATCGATTTCCCGGTCGGGCCGCCCGGATCAGCGGTACAACCAGAAGGCCCGGCTCTTTTCCTGGAAACTGCGGGCGGCCGCTTCCCAGGCTGTCACGAAGCCCGTGACGTCGACCGCCGCGCCGGATGCGATCAGACTCTCCCACCAGGCCGTCGATCCGACATGCTTGTTGAAGAGGTTGGCCTGCGAGGACGTGGCCTGCCGAAAGGGGTTGGGCGGATTCAGTTCACAGGCGATCTGCATCATCCAGAAACTCAACTCGGTCGGCCGCCAGATCGTCGCGTCAACCACCTCCACGTAGAGTCCCAGCCCCTGCTGTCCCTGGGTGTTGGTGAAGGCCCTTCGGGTAAAGCGGATGCCCGGGATCTGGCGTTGCCGGAGAGCCTTCTCCACCACCTCGATCGGTTGATCGCGGAAGGTGAGGATGCGGAAAGGATAATTGCCACCGACTCCGTGACGGAAACCACCGAGCTGGGCGCCCAGTCCTGTCATGGCATAGCCGACCACCGCCTCGTAGGTTGGAATATTGGGCGAGGTTGGCGTCCAGACCAATCCGGTGTCCGGCCAGGTCATGCTCCGGCTCCACCCGCGCATCGGGACCACCGTGATCCGCCCCCTTGTCCGGTCGGCCTCGGCGATGTTGAGCACGCCGGGAACACTGGCGGAGATGCGGGCGAGCTCTCCGATCGTCAGCCCATGTACGTAGGGTATCTGGAAGGCACCGACGTAGCTCAGCCACTCCTTGTCCATGGGCGGACCATTAACCTTCCAGCCGCCGAGCGGGTTTGGCCGGTCGAGCACAATCACTTCGACCCCGTTCTCGAAACAGGCCTCGATGGCATAACGCATGCAACTGATATAGGTGTAGGACCGGACCCCCAGATCCTGAAGGTCGATGACGAGGGCATCGATCCGGGAAAGCATCTCCGGAGACGGCTTCCGGTAGCGTCCGTAGAGCGAATAGACCGGCAGGTTGGTCTTCGGGTCGATCTGGTCGTCGATCGGCTGATCGGCCTTTTCGTTGCCGTAGATTCCGTGCTCGGGCCCGAAGAGGGCCACCAGATTGTTACCCGGATCCCGACGGATGATATCAATCGTGCTCATCCCGAAACGGTTTCTTCCCGCAGGGTGGGTGAGGAGTCCGACCCTTTTGCCCTTCAGGATTGCGAACTGTTGCTGCTCGAGGACGTCGATGCCCAGTAGGACTCCGCCGGGCTGCGGTGCGGTCACGGGTTGGATGGGCCGAGTCGGCGTGGTGGCGAGACGCGCAGAGCCGGAGGCGGAAACGGCCGAGAGACAGACCAGCAGGTGAAGGCAGATGACTGTCAGTCGGCGATTGTCCAGGAAAAGGGAGGGGGTCACGACTTGGCAGAATCCGGTTTTTGGCCGGAAGCGGAAGGTTTATTTTCAGGAACGTCGGCCGGTGGTTTGATCAGGATCTGCTTCTCGTAGAGAATGAAGCGGTAGACGAGATCGAGGACCAACCCGGTGGCGAGACCGCAGACGATGCCGCCGAGCACAAGTGCATAGGCCGCTGCCCCGACCCGTGAGCCGTGGGGATGCAAGCCGGTGGATTGAATCAGCCACTCGCCGACTTTCAAGGTGGTCAGGTAGAGCGGGGCGATCGTCACCGGGTTGGTGATGAACTGGATCGCGATCATGACCGGCAGATTGGCCCGGAAGGCGACGGCCGCGAGCAGGGCGAGGGGAATCTGAAACCCGTAGGTCGGCAGGAAGGCCATGACCGCGCCGGCGTAGCAGGCGACGGAAACTTCGGCCTGACGAAATGACCAGAGGTAGGGTCTCTTGCGGGCTTGGGCGGAGAAGAGCTTGAGAATGGGATACCGATGGATGTTTGTCCTCCGCGGCAAGGGACGAAGGAAACGCTTGAAACGCCTCCGTCGTTCCCGCCGTCTGTCGTGGTCGGAATGCGGCATCTCAAACGACCCGGTTGACGGTGGAAACGAGATTGCCGGCCGCTTCCTTCAGCGCGACGTTCAAGGGCAGATCGACCGGGGAAATGGCGTGGAGTCCTGCCTCGCTCCGCAGCCCATCCTCGATGCTTCCGGCAAAAACGAGGGTCCGTTTTCCGCGTGCCAGAGCCTGTGCCACAACCTCCCCGGGACCTTTGCCCTCGAGCGAACTGTGGTCGAATCGTCCTTCTCCCGTGATGACCATGTCCGCCTTCTCAATCCGATCCTTCAGCCGAAGCCAGGCGGTCATCAAATCGGCACCCGAGACCAGCCGCGCCCCGGTCGCGGCCATAAGCCCGAAGGATATACCACCCGCGGCCCCAGCCCCGGGTTGCGCCTGGAGCGACCTTCGGCATCCCAGATGATCACAGAGGAGATCCGCCATCCGTTTCATCCCGGCTTCCATATTGGGCAGGTCGGCCGCAGTCAGGCCCTTCTGGGGGCCGAAAACGGCCGAAGCTCCGCGCTCGCCGAGAAGGGGGTTGTCGACGTCGCAGGCAATCCAGATGAGGGGCAGGTCCGATGCGAGGGCTCCCTCAATCCGGTCGATCCGCTTCCAATTCCCGGGAGTGGGCGAGGTGACCGGGCGACCGTCGGCTTGAAGGAACTTCAATCCCAAGCCGGAAAGGGCGCCGAAGCCGAGATCGTTGGTGGCACTGCCGCCGACTCCGAGGAGAATCCCGACCGCTCCCGACTCGGCTGCGGCCCGGATCAGTTCTCCGGTTCCGACGGTAATTGTTTTCCAAGGGTTCCGCTTTTCGCCGGGAACGAGGGCGAGACCGTTGACCGAAGCCATCTCGATCAGGGCAAGCCGACCGGAATCGGGCAATCCGGGCAGGAGCGTCCTGGCTTCTGCGGGAAGGTTATCGATCTCGATCAGACCGTATTCGCCTTGGCGTGATTCCAGAAAGGGCCCGGACGCAGTGACTTTCCGCAATTCACCCTGGGCCGAGTGCGTCAGGATACGGCCAAAGCCGTCACCACCATCGGTCAGAGGAGCCGAATCTATGGACCAATCCGGGTGCCTGTTCCGGATGGCACCGGCGGTCAGGCGGCACGCCTCGTCGGCATTCATCGAGTCCTTGAACTTGTCGAAAGCGATCAGCACACGCACAGCGTCCGATCATCCGGCCTGGGCAGATCAGATCGAGCCAATTCGAAATTCCTGCAGATTCCGGTGAAAAAGCTCGTGTGAAACACCTGCGAAACCCTCTGATTTTGGGTTGTGAAGGCGTTTATTCTGACGATCGTTGGTTCTATGACTCTTTCAGTCCCAACCGACGGGGAGGAGACTCGGTTTGACGTCCATGGCCGGGTTCAGGTTTCGGATAACCGGCGTCACCTGCAGCATGAGGACGGCACCCCGTTCTTCTGGCTGGCGGACACCGCTTGGAATGGGCCGCTCCTCGCCAGTGAGGAAGACTGGGACCTCTACCTCAAGGACCGCGCGACCAAAGGGTTTACCGCGATTCAGTTCGTCGCGCACGCTCCCTGGCGCGCCGCAGAAAAGGACGCGGACGGCCGGACCGCCTGGCTCGGGCGGACGGATCCCACCATCAATCCGGCGTTCTACGACCGTGTTGAGAAATTCGTCAAAGCAATCAACGACCACAACATGCTGGCGGCGCCGATCCTCATGTGGACCTGCACCCCGGACGATCCCGGCCAGTATCTCAGTGAAGAAGCCATCATTCCGATTGTCCGGTATGAGATCGAGCGTCTCAAGAAATACCAGGTGCTTTGGATTCTGGCCGGTGACGGCAACTACGTCGACGAACTCGGAGCCAAATGGCGCCGGATCGGTCGGCAGATATTCCCGCCCACCCGCGACAAGACCCCGGTCGCCATGCACCTCTGCGGGATGAACCTTCCCTACAAGGAACTCTCGACCGAACCCTGGCTGGATATCTGGGGCTACCAGAGCGGACACGGCGATGACAATGCAACCCTCGCGTGGATCCATTCGGGCCCGGTTGCCTTCTCTTGGCCTGAGGATACCCGGCGGGCTTTCATCAATTTCGAGCCGCCCTACGAGGGCCATCGCGCCTACCAATCCGGCGAACCGCACTCGGACTTCAGCGTTCGACGGGCGGCCTACTGGAGCCTGCTCAATGCGCCGACTGCGGGCGTGACCTACGGGGCCCAGGGCATCTGGAGTTGGCAGACCGAGGCGGGGGAACCACTCAATCACGAGGGCACGGGCATCGCCCCGCCCTGGCATGAGGCCCTGCAGCTTCCGGGCAGCAGCCAGATGGGCATTCTGGCCGGCATCTTCAATGAAATCCGTTGGTGGCAACTTCGGCCCAACGGTGATCTCCTGCGGGACCAGCCGGGAATGCTCGATCCCAGGGCCTACATTTCAACAGCACAGACTCCGAACGAATCCGCCGTTGTGCTCTACCTGCCGCTCGGTGGTCGGGTCGCGCTGAACTCCACCCTGGCAAACCGGACCGGGACACGGTTCGACCCCCGAAAAGGTGACCGGCAGCTGGTCACCGTCGATGCCAATGCCGACCTCGATACGCCGGCGGATCAGGACTGGGTGGTTGTTTTGGATTAATGGGGTCAGGCCGCTTCTTATATTTGATTCAAAATCATATACAAAAAGCGGCCTGACCCCATTAGGATTCGTCCGGATCGACGGTCCGGTGCTCGTGGTTCTTCAGGTGCTCCTCACAATAGCACGCCGCACCCGCGCATTGGGAGCAGTAGCGGAAGTCTTCCGTCGGGTGGGTCAGATCGGTCTTGCCGCAGACCAGGCAGGTATGCCGGGGCTGGGATGCCAGACGCGCTCTTTCCTTTCGGACCGTCTGCTGGCGCTTCCCCCGCTGAACATACTGAATCAGGTCACGCCCGAAAAAGAGCAGGAAATTCAAGACAGAGGCCGCCACCGAAAGCCTCACGGACATGGGCCCGACTACGAACTGGAAAACGTAAAACACCCATGCCACCAACGCCAGCCACTTGATCTTGATCGGGAGGATGAAGAAGAGGGCGAGTTCGAAGTTCGGATTGAGCCAGGCGAAGGCAAGGAAGACCGAACCGGCCAGAAAGGCATTTGAAGCCCACCCGTAGGGCGTGACAAACGCCGCCAGCACCGTCGCCAGCCAGCCGATGAGCAGAAAGAGGTTGTAGCGGGCGGTGCCCCAATAGTGCTCGAGGGCGTTGCCCATGATATAGAAGATGTACCAGGCAAAGGCGATGAAGACGGGATGGGCGTTAGGGGGCACGAAAAGAAAAGTGACCACCCGCCAGATCTCACCTTTGAGGACCAGTGCCGGCAGGAGGGCGATATTGCCCAGACTGTACTGTCCGACAAAGGAAGCGCCGAATGCAAAGACCTGCCCGATGATCAGGTAGAGCGTGATGTTCGGGATGGCGATGGGCCGGATGAGCTTTTCCAGGCGGTCGAGAGGCGACATGGTTCGGTCAGGATGCAATAGGCGGGTGAAAGCCAGAAAGCAAAGACGAGAAGCCTGGTCTTGAAAAGGATCAATGCCCCGTTTCCCCGGAGGTTCCCCCGCGACCGGCCCCACGTTTGCCCGTCCGGCAACCACGGCCAATTTGTAACATAATACGTTACAAATTAGAAATCCTCTTCTGTCCAATGGCCATTTTGTAACGTATTACGTTACAAAAGAGGGCAGGGTGATCAGGCATCTTGCCGGTTCTTGCGCTTGATGTGGGGATCTGGTTGGTTCGTGGGGTGCCGGGCATGCCATTCATTGTTTGGATGATTTCGATCTTTGGATTCGTGGGGATTTCCGTGATCCCGGTCGGAGCCGATTGCCTGAAGCCGGTTCTGAACTCGGTCTTTCCACCGGAGCTTCCTTTAGGGGTGGAGAGGGAGCTGGCGTCGGTCACGTTGTTTGGTGAAGACCTCGGATTTGATCCCGTCTGGCAGAATCCGGGCGAATCGTCCCGATGTCATTCCCAGGTCTGGGTTCGCCGGAAGGACGGGCGTGAGGACTCGTGGGTCGTGGCGGCCGAGGACGCCGGGTTGGAAGCGGAGGGTGTGGTGCTCGGTGAAGGGAGTCAGGGCTGGGTTCGCGTCGATTTTCACAATTCGGACTGGTGGGAATCACCAGGGTCTCTCGAGTTTGTCGTGATTCGGGGATCCCTGAGGACTGACGGCACCTTGCTGGAGACCGGTCGATCTGACGTTCGCGAGATCCCGATTGTTGGATCCATCTCCTACCGTTTGACGGTCGATTCAGTGACCCCCCCCGCCGTCCCTCCGGGCAGCCCGCCGACGATCGTGACTTTGAAGGGCCTGTTCACATGGGAGACCGAGGTCTGGATGGACGGCAGGATCATCCCGGATGCCAGCGTTCACCCCGGGCACGGGACGGTCCGGGTGAAGCTGTCGGCCGATCAGTTGACGCGACCGGGTCGGGTTACCTTTCTCCTGCGGGATAGCGCGGGAGCCGTTTCCCAGGGAATCCCATTTCACATTGAGGAACCGACCCGGATCACGAAAATCAGTCCCAAGGAATTGAAGACTTCGCGGGTTGGGCAGACGGTGAAGGTCAGGTTTGAGGGAGCTGAACCGGAGCGTGCGGAATTCCGGTTTCAACCCGAGGTCCGCCAGGCACCCACTGCCACGGCTCCTCAGCTGGAGGACTTCTCGGAAGGGTTTTCCAAGGGCAAGCAGGTTCGGTCTGAATCGGTGGAGGCAGGTTCCATCCTGACGGTATGGCGTTCAGTCGAGTTTGTGGTTCGGAAAAATGAAGTCCGATTCCCAGTCGATTCCGAGTATCTCCCGGCGCCGGGTGCACTGATCATCCGCCTTTCCGGACGGACCGGCGAACAGGCCGCCGTCATCCCGGTAGTCGGTGAGGGAGCAACAATCCTGCTGACGCCGACTCCTTCGGGTGGCCCTCCCGAGATGGATCACAGGTTCTCCGATCGGCCGAAGTACTGATCGTCTTGGCGAGTCGGCTCCGGTTCCCTATGGGTGGGGTGTGAAGATCTCGAGGCCGGTCGAGCGGAGGGCCAGGGCTGGGTCCTCGACGGTGCCGTAATGCGGGTTCCTCCCCAGTGAAAGCTCATCGGCGGTGGAGACACCGTCCTGATCCGGATCGTCGGCCGGTCCATGAACGATGGTGGCGAACCAGCTCAGCTCCAGATCGTCGTCGAGAGCATCCGCGTCGCGATCGCGGATGAAGCGCTCGGCAGTGAGGCGGAAAAAGCGCGGTTGATCGTTCGAAAGTCCGTCGATTTCGATCCAAGCGAACGGAGATGGGTCGCTGGAGACCGTGCGAGCCGAAGGATCGTCTACCGGATTCCATTCCTCCAGATCCTCGGAAGACTCCAGGAGGCAGGACGCATCATCCGCGACCATTCCGTTTCGGTAGCGAACGAAGACTCGATTGCCGACCTGCTCGAGTTCGATGGGAGTCCCCGCCGGTTCCCGGGGTGAAAGGCCGAGAGCGTAACGGAGAAGATTGGGCAGACCGTCGTGCTGGAGTTCCCGGGAATCATCGGAGGTTCCGTTGCGGAGTTCATCGGATGAAAAGTGGGCGATTTTCCACTCGACGAGATTCGTGGGAGGCTCGTCATCTTGTCCACTCTGGGCCGTCAGAAGGGAGCCCGTCCAACCCACGCTCAGGGCGATGAGACAGGTGCGGGTGACCGGGATCATGAGAGCAGGATTTCCCCGAGGTGATCCGGGTCAACCGAAAGATCCACGGTTGCAACCCGTTCAGGGAGATAGTGATGGCGGAGTCAGGGATTTTCCCGAATGCCGGGAAGGGGGCGGTTGGGGCTTCCGGCTAATTGGAACTCAAAGTCGCGACGTTTCCCGGCTGGTCCGCTATCGCTCCCGGCGTGGCGAAT carries:
- a CDS encoding DUF2062 domain-containing protein; this encodes MPRRTNIHRYPILKLFSAQARKRPYLWSFRQAEVSVACYAGAVMAFLPTYGFQIPLALLAAVAFRANLPVMIAIQFITNPVTIAPLYLTTLKVGEWLIQSTGLHPHGSRVGAAAYALVLGGIVCGLATGLVLDLVYRFILYEKQILIKPPADVPENKPSASGQKPDSAKS
- a CDS encoding glycerate kinase encodes the protein MRVLIAFDKFKDSMNADEACRLTAGAIRNRHPDWSIDSAPLTDGGDGFGRILTHSAQGELRKVTASGPFLESRQGEYGLIEIDNLPAEARTLLPGLPDSGRLALIEMASVNGLALVPGEKRNPWKTITVGTGELIRAAAESGAVGILLGVGGSATNDLGFGALSGLGLKFLQADGRPVTSPTPGNWKRIDRIEGALASDLPLIWIACDVDNPLLGERGASAVFGPQKGLTAADLPNMEAGMKRMADLLCDHLGCRRSLQAQPGAGAAGGISFGLMAATGARLVSGADLMTAWLRLKDRIEKADMVITGEGRFDHSSLEGKGPGEVVAQALARGKRTLVFAGSIEDGLRSEAGLHAISPVDLPLNVALKEAAGNLVSTVNRVV
- a CDS encoding DUF4038 domain-containing protein, whose protein sequence is MTLSVPTDGEETRFDVHGRVQVSDNRRHLQHEDGTPFFWLADTAWNGPLLASEEDWDLYLKDRATKGFTAIQFVAHAPWRAAEKDADGRTAWLGRTDPTINPAFYDRVEKFVKAINDHNMLAAPILMWTCTPDDPGQYLSEEAIIPIVRYEIERLKKYQVLWILAGDGNYVDELGAKWRRIGRQIFPPTRDKTPVAMHLCGMNLPYKELSTEPWLDIWGYQSGHGDDNATLAWIHSGPVAFSWPEDTRRAFINFEPPYEGHRAYQSGEPHSDFSVRRAAYWSLLNAPTAGVTYGAQGIWSWQTEAGEPLNHEGTGIAPPWHEALQLPGSSQMGILAGIFNEIRWWQLRPNGDLLRDQPGMLDPRAYISTAQTPNESAVVLYLPLGGRVALNSTLANRTGTRFDPRKGDRQLVTVDANADLDTPADQDWVVVLD
- a CDS encoding DUF1343 domain-containing protein, with protein sequence MTPSLFLDNRRLTVICLHLLVCLSAVSASGSARLATTPTRPIQPVTAPQPGGVLLGIDVLEQQQFAILKGKRVGLLTHPAGRNRFGMSTIDIIRRDPGNNLVALFGPEHGIYGNEKADQPIDDQIDPKTNLPVYSLYGRYRKPSPEMLSRIDALVIDLQDLGVRSYTYISCMRYAIEACFENGVEVIVLDRPNPLGGWKVNGPPMDKEWLSYVGAFQIPYVHGLTIGELARISASVPGVLNIAEADRTRGRITVVPMRGWSRSMTWPDTGLVWTPTSPNIPTYEAVVGYAMTGLGAQLGGFRHGVGGNYPFRILTFRDQPIEVVEKALRQRQIPGIRFTRRAFTNTQGQQGLGLYVEVVDATIWRPTELSFWMMQIACELNPPNPFRQATSSQANLFNKHVGSTAWWESLIASGAAVDVTGFVTAWEAAARSFQEKSRAFWLYR